A DNA window from Mycolicibacter hiberniae contains the following coding sequences:
- a CDS encoding GMC family oxidoreductase N-terminal domain-containing protein, whose protein sequence is MAEFDFIIVGAGSAGCLLANRLSANPRHRVLVIEAGGKDDWFWIKVPVGYLYTIANPRTDWCFATEADPGLAGRSILYARGRVIGGCSSINAMIHMRGQASDYELWAQATGDQRWLWGGSDRPGQTLEIFKELENYFGGADDWHGADGEIRVERPRVRWQILDAWQAAAAQLGIAPIDEFNRGDNSGSAYFHVNQRRGRRWSMADAFLHPVAHRPNLTVYTHTQALRLLTDDQVLQAQRHGAWTTARHRVTGLRLLKDGQAVDVRARKEVILSAGAIGSPHLMQLSGLGPAGLLAQHHVPVVVDLPGVGENLQDHLQLRTIFRIRGARTVNTLYRNPITRAGMAMQYLLLRSGPLTMPPSTLGAFAKSDPALASPDLEWHVQPLSLPKFGDPLHRYAAITPSVCNLRPTSRGQVRLADADPLSSPKIFANYLSTQADRDIAVRGLRMTRQIMAAPALARYRPQEVLPGSHLVSDEDLQTAARELGTTIFHPVGTCAMGAFDGRGRPKSATTVLDTDCRVHGVAGLRVVDASAMPTITSGNTNAPVMLIAERAARAILE, encoded by the coding sequence GTGGCCGAATTCGACTTCATCATCGTGGGGGCAGGCAGCGCAGGCTGCCTGCTGGCCAACCGGCTCAGCGCCAACCCGCGACACCGCGTCCTCGTGATCGAGGCCGGCGGCAAGGACGACTGGTTCTGGATCAAGGTGCCGGTGGGTTATCTGTACACCATTGCCAACCCCCGAACCGACTGGTGCTTTGCGACGGAGGCCGATCCCGGCCTGGCCGGGCGCAGCATCCTCTACGCGCGGGGCCGCGTGATCGGCGGCTGCTCGTCGATCAACGCCATGATCCACATGCGCGGGCAGGCAAGCGATTACGAACTGTGGGCGCAGGCTACCGGTGACCAGCGCTGGCTTTGGGGTGGTTCTGACCGTCCGGGCCAGACCCTGGAGATCTTCAAGGAGTTGGAGAACTACTTCGGCGGCGCCGACGACTGGCACGGCGCCGATGGTGAGATCCGGGTCGAGCGGCCGCGGGTGCGCTGGCAGATCCTGGACGCCTGGCAGGCCGCCGCCGCCCAGTTGGGCATCGCGCCGATCGACGAGTTCAATCGGGGCGACAACTCCGGCAGTGCGTATTTTCATGTCAATCAACGGCGGGGCCGGCGGTGGTCGATGGCCGACGCCTTCCTGCACCCTGTCGCCCACCGCCCCAATCTCACTGTCTATACGCACACCCAGGCCTTGCGGCTGCTGACCGACGATCAGGTTCTCCAGGCGCAGCGTCACGGCGCCTGGACCACAGCGCGTCACCGGGTCACCGGCTTGCGGCTGCTCAAAGACGGGCAGGCCGTCGACGTTCGAGCCCGCAAAGAGGTGATCCTGAGCGCCGGAGCCATCGGCTCGCCGCATCTGATGCAGCTCTCGGGTCTGGGCCCGGCCGGGCTGCTCGCCCAACATCACGTGCCCGTGGTCGTCGACCTGCCCGGGGTGGGTGAGAACCTCCAGGACCATCTGCAGCTTCGAACGATTTTCCGCATCCGGGGTGCGCGAACGGTCAACACGCTGTACCGAAATCCGATCACCCGCGCGGGCATGGCAATGCAGTACCTGCTTCTGCGGTCAGGACCCCTGACGATGCCGCCGTCCACGCTGGGGGCGTTCGCCAAAAGCGATCCCGCGCTGGCCAGCCCTGATCTGGAATGGCATGTACAGCCCTTGTCTCTGCCGAAGTTCGGCGACCCGCTGCACCGCTACGCAGCCATCACCCCCTCGGTCTGCAATCTGCGACCCACCTCGCGCGGCCAGGTACGATTGGCCGATGCGGATCCGCTGAGCAGCCCGAAGATCTTTGCCAATTACCTGTCCACCCAGGCCGATCGCGACATTGCCGTGCGCGGCCTGCGGATGACCCGGCAGATCATGGCAGCACCGGCCCTGGCCCGCTACCGGCCGCAAGAGGTGCTGCCCGGCTCGCACCTGGTGAGCGACGAAGACCTACAGACGGCAGCCCGCGAACTGGGGACCACCATCTTTCACCCGGTGGGCACCTGCGCGATGGGCGCCTTTGACGGGCGCGGCCGCCCCAAGTCAGCCACCACGGTGCTCGACACCGACTGCCGCGTACATGGCGTGGCCGGACTTCGGGTGGTCGACGCATCGGCGATGCCCACCATCACGTCGGGAAACACCAACGCTCCCGTCATGCTGATCGCAGAGCGCGCCGCACGCGCAATCCTGGAATGA
- a CDS encoding MOSC domain-containing protein — MRVVAIHIAPGRKVPNRSVPAVDAEAGKGLVGDRYHGARHRHVTVQSRELLDLAAADLGHAIDPGATRRNLTVDAGDIPTRPGDRVRIGDVELEVVRIAAPCRLLDDWIAPGAAKAMHRRGGTAFRILTSGPIHVGDEVEVLTAE; from the coding sequence ATGCGGGTCGTCGCCATCCACATCGCGCCCGGCCGGAAAGTGCCGAACCGGTCAGTTCCTGCGGTCGACGCCGAGGCCGGCAAGGGCCTGGTCGGCGACAGGTACCACGGCGCCAGGCACCGACACGTCACAGTGCAGTCGCGTGAGCTGCTGGATCTCGCAGCGGCCGATCTCGGCCATGCCATCGACCCCGGCGCAACCCGGCGGAACCTGACCGTGGACGCCGGTGACATCCCCACCCGCCCCGGGGACAGAGTCCGCATCGGTGACGTCGAACTCGAGGTGGTGCGGATCGCCGCGCCGTGCCGGCTGTTGGATGACTGGATTGCCCCCGGTGCGGCCAAGGCGATGCATCGGCGCGGTGGAACGGCCTTCCGGATCCTGACCTCCGGGCCGATACACGTCGGCGATGAGGTGGAAGTCCTGACGGCCGAATGA
- a CDS encoding alpha/beta fold hydrolase — protein MAIDSYTTTPTRFTEVEGLRYAYREVGDAGLPPLVALNHFRGTLDTWDPTLIDGLAKIRRVIAIDNTGVSRSEGTTPNNVADMARDAAAVIRTLGLERIDLLGFSLGGFVAQQLVLDDPELVRYLILAGTGPEGGYDFARFTPGVQAVSMRPHPVPEDLVYLFFAHTDHSRNLGKAYLERLARRTTDNEPEVSAHTTNAQLEAIGAWGTPPDEAQDRYAKLAGIRQPTLVVNGIEDRLVPTINSYTLARHIPNAQLILYPDAGHGSQFQYPERFVADVNTFFNGVALT, from the coding sequence ATGGCCATCGACAGCTATACGACCACACCGACTCGATTCACCGAAGTCGAGGGCTTGCGGTACGCCTACCGCGAGGTTGGCGACGCGGGACTACCTCCATTGGTTGCACTCAACCACTTCCGGGGGACCCTCGACACCTGGGATCCGACATTGATCGACGGGTTGGCCAAAATCCGCCGCGTCATCGCCATCGACAACACCGGCGTATCCCGGTCCGAGGGCACCACACCCAACAACGTTGCCGACATGGCCCGCGACGCCGCTGCCGTCATCAGGACGCTCGGACTCGAAAGGATCGATCTCCTCGGCTTCTCCCTGGGCGGTTTCGTCGCACAGCAACTGGTGCTCGACGACCCAGAATTGGTTCGTTACCTGATTCTGGCAGGGACTGGCCCCGAGGGCGGCTACGACTTCGCACGGTTTACTCCGGGGGTGCAGGCAGTCAGCATGCGCCCACATCCCGTGCCCGAAGACCTGGTGTATCTCTTCTTCGCCCACACCGATCACAGCCGAAACTTGGGCAAGGCCTACCTCGAACGACTGGCCCGCCGCACCACCGACAACGAGCCGGAGGTCAGCGCACACACCACCAATGCCCAGCTGGAGGCTATCGGCGCGTGGGGGACTCCACCCGATGAAGCTCAAGACCGATACGCAAAGCTAGCCGGGATACGTCAGCCGACCCTCGTGGTGAACGGAATCGAAGATCGGCTAGTACCCACCATCAACTCCTATACGTTGGCCCGGCACATCCCGAATGCACAACTGATCCTCTACCCCGATGCCGGGCACGGCTCACAGTTCCAATACCCCGAACGCTTCGTGGCCGATGTGAACACGTTCTTCAACGGGGTAGCACTGACCTAG